The Lathyrus oleraceus cultivar Zhongwan6 unplaced genomic scaffold, CAAS_Psat_ZW6_1.0 chrUn0010, whole genome shotgun sequence genome contains a region encoding:
- the LOC127112029 gene encoding sugar transporter ERD6-like 6 — MVIAFSLGLGAMPWIIMSEILPINIKGLAGSFATLSNWFFSWLVTLIANLLLDWSSGGTFTIYTAVYVFTAGFVAIWVPETKGKTLEEIQQFFR, encoded by the exons ATGGTTATTGCATTCTCTCTAGGATTAGGAGCAATGCCATGGATTATAATGTCTGAG ATTCTTCCGATTAACATCAAAGGCCTAGCTGGAAGTTTTGCAACACTTTCCAATTGGTTCTTTTCCTGGTTGGTTACATTAATAGCAAATTTGCTCTTGGATTGGAGTTCGGGAG GAACCTTCACAATATATACTGCAGTGTATGTTTTCACAGCAGGATTTGTTGCCATTTGGGTCCCCGAGACAAAGGGaaaaactcttgaagaaatacaacagtttttcagatga